The window TGACTCGCGTCAGCGGCAAGGACACCCGCGTCTTCCAGGACGGGGTCTACATCACCAACAAACCCGCCAAAGGAGGTGCCTGATAGATGGCAGCCGAAGACGACGAACCACAGGAACTCGAAGACATCAGCGGTGTTGGCGCGAGCAAGGCTGACGCCCTTCGCGAGGCCGGCTTCGAGTCCATCGAGGACGTCAAGGAAGCCGACCAGGACGATCTGGCAGAAGCCGAGGGCATCGGTAACGCGCTCGCTGCCCGTATCAAGGCCGACGTCGGCGACCTCGAGGTCACCGAAGAAACGGAGGCCGAGATCGAAGACGAAGGCGCCGAAGAAGAGGAAGAGCCCGACGAAGACGTCGAGACGGAGCTTCGTGCCCGCGGCCTGACCGAGAAGACCCCCGAGCTCTCCGAGGACGAGGAACGACTCCTCGAGCGTCGGAAGAGCGAGGGCAAGCCGCAGTTCAAGCGCCAGGACTACCACATGAAAAAGCGGACGCCCGAATCGTGGCGCCGCCCCCGCGGCCAGCTGTCCAAGCAGCGCAAGGGCATCAAGGGCAAGGGCCCGAAGGTCCAGGCCGGCTTCCGCACGCCCGAAGCCGTTCGCGGAAAGCATCCGAGCGGCTTCGAAGAGGTCTACGTCGAGAACGTCGACGACCTCGAGGGCGTCGACGGCTCTCGCGAAGCAGTTCGCATCGCCTCCTCGGTCGGCGCGCGCAAGCGCGAACGGATCGAGGAAGTGGCCGAGGACGAGGGCATCCGCGTCCTGAACCCGACCTACGAAGAAGTCGAGGTGGAAGCCAATGACTGATCTCTCCGCACAGAAGCGACTGGCCGCCGACGTCCTCGACGTCGGTGAGAACCGCATCTGGCTCGACCCCGACGCCCAGGCCGACATCGCCGAAGCGATCACCCGCGACGAGATCCGCGAACTCGTCGAGGAAGGTCGCATTCAGGCCGAAGACACCAAGGGCAACTCCCGCGGCCGTGCCCGCGAGCGCAACGCAAAGCGCTCCTACGGCCACCAGAAGGGCCCGGGCAAGCGCCGCGGCAAGAAGGGCGCACGCCAGAACGAGAAAGAAGAGTGGGAAAGCAAGATCCGCGCACAGCGCCGGAAGCTGCGCGAACTCCGCGACAAGGGCGAACTGACGCCCACGCAGTACCGCGAGCTCTACAAGAAGGCTGGCGGTGGCGAGTTCCGCAGCGTCCGGTACCTGTTGAACTACATCGACGACAACTACGGTGACCAATAATGGCGACAGGACCACGATACAAAGTGCCGATGCGGCGTCGCCGTGAGGTCCGGACGGACTACCACCAGAGGTTGCGCCTGCTGAAGTCGGGTAAGCCCCGACTCGTCGCTCGAAAGAGCAACAAGCACACTACGGCGCAGCTGATCACTCCCGGACCTCAGGGAGACGAGACGCTCGCGAGTGCACACTCGAGCGACCTAGAGGAGTACGGTTGGGAAGCCCCCACGAGTAACATTTCCGCGGCGTACCTGACCGGCCTGCTGGCCGGCCAGCGCGCCGTCGAGGCCGGCCTCGAGGAAGCGGTCCTCGACATCGGTCTCAACACCGCGACGCCCGGTAACAAGGTGTTCGCGGTCCAGGAGGGCGCGATCGACGCGGGTCTCGAGATCCCGCACAACGACGAGGTCCTCGCGGACTGGTCGCGCACGCGCGGCGAGCACATCGCCGAGTACGCCGAACAGCTCGACGAGCCGCTGTACAACGGCGAGTTCGACGCGACCGACCTCCCCGAACACTTCGACGACGTACGAGAGGCGATCCTAGAATGAGCGCAAACGACTACAACGACAACGGCTGGGAACCCGTCACCCGTCTCGGCCGGATGGTTCAGGAGGGCGAAATCGACACGATGGAGGACGCCCTCAACTCGGGGCTCCCCCTGAAGGAGCCCGAGATCGTCGACCAGCTCCTCCCCGGACTGGACGACGAAGTGCTGGACATCAACATGGTCCAGCGGATGACCGACTCCGGACGACGCGTCAAGTTCCGCTGCGTCGTCGCCGTCGGCAACCGCGACGGCTACGTCGGCTACGCGGAAGGCCGAGACGATCAGGTCGGGTCCGCCATCCAGAAGGCGATCGGTATCGCGAAGCTGAACATGATCAAGGTCCCCCGCGGCTCCGGTTCCTGGGAGGACCGCTCGGACCGGCCCCACTCCCTGACCCGACGCACGAAGGGGAAGGCCGGCTCCGTCGAGGTCGAGGTCATCCCCGCCCCCGAAGGGCTGGGGCTTGCCGCCAGCGACACCGTCCACGCGGTGCTCGACTTGGCCGGCATCGAGAACGCCTGGACCAAGAGCCACGGCAACACTCGGACCACGGTCAACCTCGCGAAGGCGACGTTCAACGCACTGGAGAACGCATCGCAGTCGCGCCACCCGCGGCGTCGCTCGGGTGCGAACCGAGACCGAGACGAAGCCGAGGTGACTGAGTAATGAAGGCAGTCGTTCAGGTTCGCGGCGAAGTGAACCGCCAGCAGGACGTTCAGGACACGCTGGAGATGCTGAACATCCACAGCGTCAACCACTGCGCGCTCGTCCCTGAGACCGACACCTACACGGGAATGGTCAACAAGGTCAACGACTACGTCGCGCACGGCGAACCGAGCGCCGAGGTGCTCGCAGCCGTGCTCGCAAAGCGCGCAGAGCCCCTCGAGGGCGATCAGTCCGACGTCGACGCCGACTGGCTCGACGAGAACACCGGGTATAGCGACTTCGAGTCGCTGGCCGAAGCGCTGCTTGCCGAGGAGACGACGCTGCGCGAGCAGGGACTGTCCCCGACGCTTCGTCTGCACCCGCCCCGCGGCGGTCACGACGGCATCAAGAAGCCGACCGCCGAGGGCGGCCAACTCGGAAAGCATACAACGGACGAAATCAACGACCTGTTAGAATCGATGCGATAACCATGACGAGTAAAAAACGACGCCAACGCGGGTCACGAACGCACAGCGGCGGCTCCCACAAGAACCGACGTGGTGCGGGCCACCGTGGCGGTCGCGGCCGCGCCGGGCGCAGCAAGCACGAGTTCCACAACTACGAGCCGAAGGGCAAGCACGGCTTCAAGCGGCCCCAGGACATCCGCGAAGAGGTCGCGGAGATCGACGTCCAGAAGCTCGACGAGGACGCCATCCTCTACGCGGCCGAGGGTGTCGCCGAGGAAACCGACGACGGCTACGCGATCGACGCACGCGACGTCGTCGAGGACGGCCACGAGGTCGACACCGTGAAGGTCCTCGGCTCCGGCCAAGTCCGCAATGCCCTCGAGGTCACGGCCGACGCCTTCTCGGATGCGGCCGAGGAGAAGCTCGCGGACGCCGGCGGCGAGGCGGTCCTCTCGGAACGAGCGCAGGAACGAGCGGACGCTGAATCCGAGTCGGATACGGACGCCGCTGACGAAACCGAACAGAGCGAGGACTAACGATGGGATGGAAGGAAGCCGCTGAACCGGTCTTAACGCGGATGCCCGCCGTCCAGCGTCCGGAGGGGCACGTCCCCTTCAAGCGGAAGCTGGCGTGGACGGCCGGCATTCTCGTGTTGTATTTCTTCCTGACGAACATCTCGCTGCTCGGGATGCAATCCGGCGGCGCGAACGACCTCTTCGGCCAGTTCCGTGCGATCCTCGCGGGGTCGCAGGGCTCGATCCTGCAGGTCGGTATCGGACCGATCGTCACGGCGAGCATCGTCTTGCAGTTGCTCGGCGGTGCGAACCTGCTCGGTCTCGACACCAACGATCCGCGGGATCAGGTTCTCTACCAGGGGCTCCAGAAGTTGCTCGTCGTCGTGATGGTGGCACTCACTGGGCTCCCGATGGTGTTCGCCAGCGGCTTCCTGCCAGCCCAGCCGTCGCTGTCGATCGGCGGCCTCCAGTTCGGTCAGACGCAGGTCCAGCTGCTGATGTTCCTGCAGATCTTCGCTGGCGGTATCCTCCTCCTCTACATGGACGAGGTCGTCAGCAAGTGGGGCGTCGGGAGCGGGATCGGCCTGTTCATCATCGCCGGCGTGAGCCAGCGACTCGTGGCCGGGTTCATCCAGCCCGCACAGGGCGGGTTCTTCTACAACTGGTACATGATCCTCACGGGGCGGATGGAGGTCGGCTCCGTCGTCTCCACCGACGGGCTCTCCACGCTGCTGATGACCGACGGCGGGATGATCATCCCGCTGCTGACGACGCTGCTGATCTTCGGCATCGTCGTCTACGCGGAGTCCGTGCGGGTCGAGATCCCGCTCAGTCACGCCCGCGTGAAGGGTGCTCGCGGCCGCTTCCCGGTGAAGCTCATCTACGCGAGCGTCCTGCCGATGATCCTCGTCCGCGCGCTGCAGGCGAACATCCAGATGCTCGGCCAGATCCTGAACAGCCAGTGGGCCGGGATGCCCACCTGGCTGGGCCAGTACACCGACGGGCAAGCGGTCGGCGGGTTCTTCTACTACCTGTCCCCGATCTACTCGCCCCAAGACTGGATGTGGTGGACCGGTGCCGTCACCCAGGAAGCGTGGCAGGTGCTGATTCGCGTCTCCGTCGACCTCACCTTCATGATCGTCGGCGGCGCGATCTTCGCCGTCTTCTGGGTCGAAACGACGGACATGGGTCCCGAGGCTACCGCCCAGCAGATCCAAAACTCCGGGATGCAGATTCCCGGCTTCCGACAGAACGTCGGCGTCATCGAGAAGGTCATGGAGCGGTACATCCCGCAGGTGACCGTCATCGGTGGCGCGCTGGTCGGCCTGCTGGCCGTCTGGGCGAACATGCTCGGCACTATCGGGTCCGTTACCGGAACCGGCCTGCTGCTGGCCGTCTCCATCACCTACAAGCTCTACGAGGAGATCGCCGAAGAGCAGATGATGGAGATGCACCCGATGATGCGCCAGATGTTCGGCAAGGAGTAGCAATAGCGTAGCGCCACGCTGGCGCTGCTGTTCTATTCTCCGTTGCAGTCTTCGTTCTCCGTTCTTTCAGCCTCGTAGAGACGGCTCTGTCCCGACCTGGTGGCCCGAGATCAAAGTCAAACCACAGTGTCCTCGGAATAGGACTTCTCCTGTAGATACGGATGTGCTGGCCGAGGAAGCGTCAGTCTCCAGCAGGTATGTCACCTGAGTCGCAGCCGATCTCGCTGTCGTGTGTGCGTGCCGGCTCGTGAGGTCATAGGCGCCATCACTGGTCGGCTGCTAATGTGCGGACACAATCTCTTCAGCGCACAGCCCGAGCGAGACGACTCGGTATCGTCGTTCACTGGTAGACGAGGGGCATCAGGAGTTGGTCGTCACTGAAGACCTCGAGCCGGGTGCTGACGGATTCGACTCGATAATAGCGCTACCGTCGAGATGGCCGGAAGGAGATAGCGCTACCCCTCCACTGGTTTCAATCACAGGTAACTGCACTCACAGGATCTCGACGAGCTCTGAGTTGCCGTCGGACTGAGAAGCAAGCTCGACGCTGTCCTCGAGAGACTGATCGAATCGAAAGGGTGGCCGACGCGATGGACTGTTCGAAAGCGAGTTCGGGTTGGGGTAGGGTTGTTCGGAAAGTGTAGAGTCGAACCGGGATCAACCGCGAGGCCCGATTACTGGATGGAGTACCCGGCCGCGATGGTCAGCAGGAAGACCATGAACACGGCGGTGCCCATCATGTACGTGATTGCGCGCGGTTCCTCGACGAGGTGCTGGTAGTAGCCGGCGATCAGGAGCGACTTGGCGACGATCAGCGCCATCGTTCCGGCCATCGCCATCCCGTACGTGAAGAAGTCGAAGTGGAAGAACACGAACTTCCCTGTCGCCAGTGCCACCAGCGCGACGTAGATGAGGGTGTACGTTCGGATGTCAGCCATTAGTGTGCATTGAGGCTGACGACCACTTATACCTTCCTCATGTCGTCGTGCAGGCGTCTCGGACGAGTCCTGGGTGAGTTCGCTGCCCGTCTATCAACAGATGGTTACCCGCCCCATCCAGAATCGATTCGATACTACGAACTTCTTTATTGACTGACTGTCTGTGTGCGGTCATAGTATGACTTCGCGTCGCGGGAGGGCGGGACGGTCGGAGATCGTTCCGATCGTCGTCTGTCTGTTGCTCCTCTCTGCAGGGCCGATCGCAGCGGGTGCGTCAGCGATGGCGGCGGGCCACTCCGACGGACCGCCGACTGACGACGGGATCCGGATCGACGACGATCTCCCGGCCAACGGGACCACCGTCGAAGTGATCGTCAGACTCGAGGACGCCCCGGCAACCGACACGGCTGTCGCTGCGGACGAAACTGACGTCGATATCGACCGCCTCGAGGAACACGCCGAAGCGACGCAGGACCCGCTCCTCGAGTACGCGGCCGACACCCCGGGGATCACCGTCGCCGAGGAGTTCTGGGTGACCAATGCCGTCTTACTGGAAGTCAACCTCGAGCGGGTCGACCTCGAGACGTTCGAGCGGTTCGAGGCCGTCGAAGCGGTCCACGAGAACTTCGAGGTTCCCGTCCCGGACCGGCCTGCGGAGCCGACCGCGGTGAACGGAACGCCGACCGCGAGTGCTGCAGACGGGACCGCCCAGACTACCCAGGGATCGTCGGTGACGCCTGCGATCGCCGCGATCGACGTCCCGTCGGTCTGGAACGAGTACGAGACGCGCGGCGAGGGCGTGCGCGTCGCCGTCCTCGATACCGGTATCGAGCCGTCTCATCCCGATCTCGAGTTGTACACCGACGACCCGTCGGACCCGACCTATCCCGGCGGCTGGGCTGAGTTCAACGACACCGGTCACCGAGTACCCGACTCGACGCCCCACGATACCGGCGTGCACGGCACGCACGTCAGCGGGACGGTCGCCGGCGGCGCCGCGACGGGGACGGCGATCGGCGTCGCACCAGAGGCCGACCTCATGCACGGGCTCGTGATGGACGAGACGAACGGGACGTTCGCCCAGATCCTCGCCGGCATGGAGTGGGCGCTCGCAGAAGATGCGGACGTCATCAACATGAGCCTCGGCACGACGGGGACGTACCCGCAGTTTATCGAGCCGATACGCAACGCGAACCTGAGCGGGACGATCGTCGTCGGCGCGATCGGAAACGAGGGACCGGAGACGTCAGGGTCGCCGGGGAACGTCTACGAGACGCTTTCCGTCGGAGCCGTGGCTGCCGACGGGACGGTCGCCCCCTTCTCCGGTGGCGAGCGACTCAACCGGACCGACTGGGCGGCGACTCCGTCCGACTGGCCGGACGCGTACACTGTTCCCGATGTCGTGGCTCCCGGCGTCGATATCGCGAGTTCCATGCCCGACGGCGGCTACGCTCGCATGCCCGGGACGTCAATGGCTGCCCCTCACGTCGCCGGCACGGCCGCCCTCCTGCGCTCGGTCGAACCCGACGCGACGCCGGCGGATCTCTCGAGCGTGCTAACTGAGACGACTCAGGTTCCCGCTGACGACCGGGAATCGGCCGTAGAAACGCGGTACGGTACGGGGATCATTGATGCCGACGCTGCCGCCGCTGAACTCCTCGAGCGTACGAGTGAGGTCGAGTCGTCGATGGAGTCCGGCGGTGATACGACCGGCGGTCAATCCGACGAGAGCGCCGTAGCTGGCGGCCACACGGCTGGCGACGCAGCCGGCGTCGACTGGCCGGGCCAGCTTGCTACGATCGGACTGGCGATCGTTCTCGGCCTCTGTGTCGTCACGGTGCTGTCCGGTTTCGGTGTCGGACGACTCGAGCGGTAGTCGTCTATTTCATCTCTCCTCTCTCGCCGCCTTAGCTCGAGAACACAGTCAGCGGTGGCGGAGCGATCGTCATCTGTACGATAGGCTTGCTGGTTAGACTCGTCCAGCGAGACCGACGGCCTTCCGAGGAATACAGACCAGTGCGTCCACTCCATCACTACGTCGCTTTGTC is drawn from Halopiger aswanensis and contains these coding sequences:
- a CDS encoding 50S ribosomal protein L32e; its protein translation is MAAEDDEPQELEDISGVGASKADALREAGFESIEDVKEADQDDLAEAEGIGNALAARIKADVGDLEVTEETEAEIEDEGAEEEEEPDEDVETELRARGLTEKTPELSEDEERLLERRKSEGKPQFKRQDYHMKKRTPESWRRPRGQLSKQRKGIKGKGPKVQAGFRTPEAVRGKHPSGFEEVYVENVDDLEGVDGSREAVRIASSVGARKRERIEEVAEDEGIRVLNPTYEEVEVEAND
- a CDS encoding 50S ribosomal protein L19e, which produces MTDLSAQKRLAADVLDVGENRIWLDPDAQADIAEAITRDEIRELVEEGRIQAEDTKGNSRGRARERNAKRSYGHQKGPGKRRGKKGARQNEKEEWESKIRAQRRKLRELRDKGELTPTQYRELYKKAGGGEFRSVRYLLNYIDDNYGDQ
- a CDS encoding 50S ribosomal protein L18: MATGPRYKVPMRRRREVRTDYHQRLRLLKSGKPRLVARKSNKHTTAQLITPGPQGDETLASAHSSDLEEYGWEAPTSNISAAYLTGLLAGQRAVEAGLEEAVLDIGLNTATPGNKVFAVQEGAIDAGLEIPHNDEVLADWSRTRGEHIAEYAEQLDEPLYNGEFDATDLPEHFDDVREAILE
- a CDS encoding 30S ribosomal protein S5, producing the protein MSANDYNDNGWEPVTRLGRMVQEGEIDTMEDALNSGLPLKEPEIVDQLLPGLDDEVLDINMVQRMTDSGRRVKFRCVVAVGNRDGYVGYAEGRDDQVGSAIQKAIGIAKLNMIKVPRGSGSWEDRSDRPHSLTRRTKGKAGSVEVEVIPAPEGLGLAASDTVHAVLDLAGIENAWTKSHGNTRTTVNLAKATFNALENASQSRHPRRRSGANRDRDEAEVTE
- a CDS encoding 50S ribosomal protein L30, which encodes MKAVVQVRGEVNRQQDVQDTLEMLNIHSVNHCALVPETDTYTGMVNKVNDYVAHGEPSAEVLAAVLAKRAEPLEGDQSDVDADWLDENTGYSDFESLAEALLAEETTLREQGLSPTLRLHPPRGGHDGIKKPTAEGGQLGKHTTDEINDLLESMR
- a CDS encoding uL15m family ribosomal protein, whose protein sequence is MTSKKRRQRGSRTHSGGSHKNRRGAGHRGGRGRAGRSKHEFHNYEPKGKHGFKRPQDIREEVAEIDVQKLDEDAILYAAEGVAEETDDGYAIDARDVVEDGHEVDTVKVLGSGQVRNALEVTADAFSDAAEEKLADAGGEAVLSERAQERADAESESDTDAADETEQSED
- the secY gene encoding preprotein translocase subunit SecY, with the protein product MGWKEAAEPVLTRMPAVQRPEGHVPFKRKLAWTAGILVLYFFLTNISLLGMQSGGANDLFGQFRAILAGSQGSILQVGIGPIVTASIVLQLLGGANLLGLDTNDPRDQVLYQGLQKLLVVVMVALTGLPMVFASGFLPAQPSLSIGGLQFGQTQVQLLMFLQIFAGGILLLYMDEVVSKWGVGSGIGLFIIAGVSQRLVAGFIQPAQGGFFYNWYMILTGRMEVGSVVSTDGLSTLLMTDGGMIIPLLTTLLIFGIVVYAESVRVEIPLSHARVKGARGRFPVKLIYASVLPMILVRALQANIQMLGQILNSQWAGMPTWLGQYTDGQAVGGFFYYLSPIYSPQDWMWWTGAVTQEAWQVLIRVSVDLTFMIVGGAIFAVFWVETTDMGPEATAQQIQNSGMQIPGFRQNVGVIEKVMERYIPQVTVIGGALVGLLAVWANMLGTIGSVTGTGLLLAVSITYKLYEEIAEEQMMEMHPMMRQMFGKE
- a CDS encoding cytochrome C oxidase subunit IV family protein, encoding MADIRTYTLIYVALVALATGKFVFFHFDFFTYGMAMAGTMALIVAKSLLIAGYYQHLVEEPRAITYMMGTAVFMVFLLTIAAGYSIQ
- a CDS encoding S8 family serine peptidase, which produces MTSRRGRAGRSEIVPIVVCLLLLSAGPIAAGASAMAAGHSDGPPTDDGIRIDDDLPANGTTVEVIVRLEDAPATDTAVAADETDVDIDRLEEHAEATQDPLLEYAADTPGITVAEEFWVTNAVLLEVNLERVDLETFERFEAVEAVHENFEVPVPDRPAEPTAVNGTPTASAADGTAQTTQGSSVTPAIAAIDVPSVWNEYETRGEGVRVAVLDTGIEPSHPDLELYTDDPSDPTYPGGWAEFNDTGHRVPDSTPHDTGVHGTHVSGTVAGGAATGTAIGVAPEADLMHGLVMDETNGTFAQILAGMEWALAEDADVINMSLGTTGTYPQFIEPIRNANLSGTIVVGAIGNEGPETSGSPGNVYETLSVGAVAADGTVAPFSGGERLNRTDWAATPSDWPDAYTVPDVVAPGVDIASSMPDGGYARMPGTSMAAPHVAGTAALLRSVEPDATPADLSSVLTETTQVPADDRESAVETRYGTGIIDADAAAAELLERTSEVESSMESGGDTTGGQSDESAVAGGHTAGDAAGVDWPGQLATIGLAIVLGLCVVTVLSGFGVGRLER